The Haloplanus sp. CK5-1 genome segment CGCCGCCGAACTCCCCGTCGGCATCGTCACCGCGGCGATCGGTGCGCCCTTCTTCCTCTACCTGCTTCGCAACCGGGAGGTGCACACGCCGTGACGCCGGCCATCGACGTCGACGGCGTCTCCGTCGCCTTCGGCGGGAGCGAGGTGCTGTCGTCGGTGTCGACGACCGTCGACGAGGGACGGTTCGTCGGGCTCGTCGGCCCCAACGGTGCGGGCAAGACGACCCTGTTGCGGACCCTCAACGGTGCCCTCGATCCGGACACCGGGACGGTGCGCGTCGCCGGTCGTCGACTCGACGACCTCGGGTCGCGCGCGGCGAGTCGGCTGGTCGCGACCGTGCCACAGTCGACCGCGTCGACCTTCTCGTTCGACGTGCGCCGGGTCGTCGGCATGGGGCGGACACCCCACGTCGGCCGGTTCGAGGGCTGGACTGAGACCGACCGACGGGCCGTCGAGGACGCGATTGACCGCGCCGCGGTCGGCGGTCTGGCCGATCGCCCGGTGACCGACGTGAGCGGCGGCGAGCGCCAGCGGGTGTTCCTCGCCCGCGCGCTCGCTCAGAACACGCCCGTGCTCCTCCTCGACGAACCCACCTCCGACCTCGACGTGAACCACCAAGTCCGGACGCTCGACATCGTCTCCGACCTCGTCGACGAGGGGCGGACCGTCGTCGCGGCCATCCACGACCTGGATCTGGCGGCGCGCTACTGCGACGAACTCCGCCTGCTCCACGACGGCCGGATCCGGGCGGCCGGGTCCCCGACCGAGGTTCTCACCGAGTCGGCGGTCGAGACGGCATTCGACGCGACGGCGACGGTCACGCCCCATCCCGTCACCGGGACACCGTCCGTGACCGCCTTCGCGACGGCGGGCGAGGCGGCCGGTCGCGTCCACGTCGTCGGCGGCGGCGGGACGGCCACGCCCCTACTTCACCGCCTCGACGCCGCCGGCTTCGACCTCTCGGTCGGGGCCGTCGGCACCGACGACACCGACGCCGAGGCGGGGCGGGCGCTCGACTGCGACCTCCTGACCGTGCCGCCGTACGCACCCATCGACGCCGTGACGGGCGAGGACGTGGCCGACGCCGTCCGACGCGCCGACGCCGTCGTCGTGGCTGACGCGACGATAGCACCGGGGAACCTGTCGAACTTCGTCGCCGCCGCCGACGCCGACACGCCCGTCGTCGTCGACGGCCGGCCGATCGGGGAGCGCAACCTCGCCGGGGCCGAGGGGCGGCAGGCCGTGGCGCGCCTCCGGAGCCGTGGAGTCGTCGTTCCCGAGGACGGCGTCGTCGAGGCCGTATGCCGGATCGTCGACGGCGAACGCGGGGACTGGGAGGGAGGAGGACCGACCCCGAGCGAGCGGTCGGGTCGACGTCCACGGCCATACCCCGGTGACCCCACCTGACCGCGAAGCGTCATCCTTACTCGCGGGCGGCGCGAATCCCGCCCATGGAACGGCCCTGCGTTCGCGTGCCGCGGGAGGCCGGCGAGCGAACCCGTGAGACGCTCGCGGCGGCCGACCTCGTCGACGAGGCACACGAGATCGTCGTCGACGACGGCGACATCTACCTCCCGGTGACCGATGCCGACGCCGCCGAGAGGGAGGGATACGATGTCGTCTACCGCGACGTACCGACACACGACACCCAGCGAACCCCCGCGGATCTGCTCGGCTTCGATCCCTCCTACGAGCGCCTCGGCGACGTGGCGATCCTCGACGAGGACGACCCCGATCGGGCACGGCGGATCGCCGACGCCATCCTCGACTCCGACCTCCCCGTCCGCGCGGTGCTCGACCGCGCCTCGAAGGTGAAAGGCGACCTCCGGGTGCGCGACTGGACCGTCCTCGCCGCCGAGGACCGGGACGGTCGACCGCCGACCGAACTCGTCCACCGCGAGTACGGCTTCGACTACCTGCTCGACCTCTCGACGGTGTACTTCTCGCCGCGCCTGGCCACCGAGCGCCACCGCGTCACCGAGCAGACGGCCGAGGACGAACGCGCCGTCGACATGTTCGCCGGCGTCGGCCCCTTCGTGATCCCGATGGCTGCCCGGGGCGCGACCGTCGTCGGCGTCGACCTCAACCCAACAGCGATCGAGTTCCTCCGGGAGAACGCCCACCGGAACGGCGTCGAGGAACGCGTCACCGCGATTCAGGGTGACGTGCGCGACGTGGCCGCCGACCACGCCGACGCCGCCGACCGAATCGTGATGAACCTCCCCCACAGCGCCGACGACTTCCTCGACGCCGCCGCCACCCTCGCCGGCGACGACTGTGTCCTCCACTACTACGACATCCAACACGAGGACGACCCGTTCGGTCCCGGGGAGCGGGCGATTCGGGAGGCTGCGACCGGATACGACGTCGACGTGGAGACGCGACACGTCGTCCGATCCTACGCCCCCCACGAACTCAACGTCTGTCTCGACGTCCGGCTGTCGCGGTAGCGGGGCGTTTCGGAACCCTTATTTGAACGATGGCAGTACGAACGAGTGCGCGCCGGTGTAGCTCAGCTGGCAGAGCGATTCCTTCGTAAGGAATAGGCCGAGGGTTCAAATCCCTCCACCGGCTCTTCTGACCGAACGACGTGAGACCCAAGAGCCCCGTGTGGGGGATTTGAGCCGGACGTGATTCATAATCTCCGGGGTTCTCGATGTGGGGGATTCCACTGGGGCGGTTCCGGAGTCGTCCGTCGGCGTGTAGACGTGGAGGAGAGGGCCGCCGTTCGGTCGGTCCCCGATGTTCGTGAGTACCCACGACCGCCGACGAACGTGACGTGGTCGCCGACCTCGAAGTTAGTCGTCCTGCACTACCGACTCGACGATTTCGATCTCCTCGTCGGTCAGTCCGTAGAGGTCGTAGACGGCCTCGTCGATACGTCGGTCGGTCTTCTCGATTTTCTCGTCCAGCTCGTCAGCTCGCTCCGCAACCTCGATATAGCGCCGAAGGTCGTCAGCGACGTCGTCGGGGTCAGGGAGCGTAATTGCCTTCAACCGGTCGATGAGGGAGTTCGTCTTCGTGGCGTTGTCGCGGAAGCCCGCGAAGCCGTCGGCCTCCGCGACCGCGACGGAAACGAATGCCTCGACCAGCGCGGCCTCCTCGTCGTCGAGATCCGTGAGCGAGAAGGCTTCCCTGTAGTCGCTCTCCGTGTATCCCCACCGGTCGGTTTCGTGCTCGTCCTCGTCTTCGGGCTTGTAGCGAGCCGTAGCGTAGAGGGTGACGCGGCGGCCATCGCGCTCGGTTTGGGCGCCCCCGACACGCAGGTTCTCGTACTCCTCTGTGGTCGCGTCGAGGATGCTGGCGTCGGTCGGCTGGAAGAGACCGACATCGGGGAGGGCCGGGCCCGCTTCGTAGTTGCCGAGGTAGTCGAGGATGTTCGTATCGAGACTGTCCCGTCGTCTCCGAAGCTCACTCAATTCCGTACCGAACCGATGAAGCGCAGCGTACAGTTCAGCGCGGGAACGTTCCGTCGATTCAGCTCCGGGCGCGGCTGCCGCGTCGTAGTCCGGCACCCCCTCGGGAACGGGGAGACATATCTTCTTCAGATGGCGAGGGAAGAAATCCAAAGCTCCGGATTCGATTTCCCTAAACGTGAACGATGTTACCGAGCTGTTGAGAATTCCCACGGTTGCATACATACTGAACAGTTCACTGTACTGTCTATTCTGTCGGGACACCTCGACCTGCGATACGTCCGTCTCTCGGAGTGCCTCGTACGGGACAGCGTTCAACGTCTTCTCGTTATTATAGTACCCCTCCTCGTCGACAGCGAACATCGGTCTACCTTCCCCGATCGTCCGGGCGCCAACTATCTTCCTCGTTTCGAATAGTTCACGAAAAGCCGGTGCCTTGTGTCGCGTTGGTGAATAATCGATATACCAGTTGGAGTGAATCCTCCATCGTCCGATGTGCTTCCCTTCGATATACCGCTTCATCACCTCGTCGGGGTCGTCCGTTTCGATAAAATCGTATTTACTGTCCCCATCAGCGGTGTGGGGCTCCATCCCCTTGGAGACGTAGAACGCGTTCTGAAGCGCGACCCCCTCCGATACCTTTTCTCGTATCGACATGTTCAGCCCCTCTTCGGAGAGGGGAATCCGATATTCGTTCCCTTCGGATAGTAGATCGTATGGGAACGTATGGGTGGAGACGAACTCTCCCTCGGTTTTCGTCTCGATTGCTTCGATAGAGACGTTCTCTACGATCCCCGAATCCCCTCGTGCTACGAAGATTATGTTATCCACTTGCGCGTCTTCGAAGACGACCCGCTCGCGGAGATCGAGCACCGTCTCTAAACTCAGTTCAGACGCGAACAGTTTCCTACAGTTCTCGGCATATGCCTGCCCGCAAAACGTATCCGGAACGATCATCGATACCCGTCCGGTTCGGCGGAGTAGTTCGGACCCTCTCTCGATAAAGAGTCCATAAATATCGTAGTGTCCGGAGGCCGAGCCGTATCTAGTTCGGAGGAACTCGTCTTGCCCCAGATCCCGATTCCAAGCGGAGATATACGGTGGATTTCCGATTACGGCATCGAACCCGGCGCTACGTTGTCTGTTTCCGTTGGAGTCGTAGAATGCCACGGGGAACTCTAGCTGCCAGTGGAAGAACGATTCCTCCTCGGCCATCGCCTGCGCACTGCGGAACCAGTCTCGGTCCTGTATTGCTTCCCACGAGTCGTCCCGGAGCGCTTCGGCCATCCTCTCGTAGGCGTCACTGGGCACGTCCAGCCCGAACGCCTCGGCCGTATGGACGTTCGCCATCGCCAGCAGGCGTTGGTACAACGGGTCGCCACGGACCCCTTGGAAAGCGGCCTCCATCTCCTTGATGGCTGCCAACGACTCGTTGTCGACGGAGAGCAAGTCCTGAAACCGATCCATGACGTGTTCGAGCGCCTGCCGGCGCGCTTGGGCGAACGACTGCTGGAGGGTGAGTTGGCCATCCGCTGTCGCGGATTCGCCATCCGAAAGCACGTCTCCGACGTCGCTTCCGACCAGCGAGTTGCCCGCCTTCAGATGATGATCGAGGAACGCCAACGGCTGCTCGGCAGCGAGCGTACGGAGCCACAGCGACACCTTTGCCAACTCCACCGCGAGCGGGTTCAAATCGACCCCGTAGATACAGCGCTGGGCGACCTGCCGCCGTGCCCAGTTGATATCGCGTGATCGGTCGATGGACTCGATGCCCTGCTGTTCGGCCTGTCGCTCTTGTGCGTTGATAATCTCCCGAGCGAGGTAATCGATCGCGTTCGTCAGGAAGTGTCCGCTCCCCATCGCCGGATCGAGGACTTTCAACTCGAACACACGGTCGGCGAAGTCTTCGGCGAACTGGCCTCCACCTTCGTGTCCCCAGGGGTCCGACGCGAGCAGATCCTCGTAGACGTCGTCGACGAGCGGTTCCAACGTCTCTTCGACGATGTACTCGACGACGTACTCCGGCGTGTAGTACGACCCCGTCGCTTTCCGTTCGCCGGACCCGGTCGTGAGGTGAACGTCTCCCGCCTCGACGATCACCTCGTCACCCTCGCCGGCGGGGACGTACTCACCGTCTTCCAGCGTGAGTGGTTCGTCGGCGACGTCGAGTCGATACTCGAGGAGACCCTCGTAGATGCTCCCGAGGTGGCGGACGTCCAGCGAGGAGTAGTCGACGAAGGTTTTCCCGCCGCCGTCGCTCCGACTCCGAGTCAGCAGTTCGATTACCTCGGCGAGATGGGTATCACCCACCCGGTGATTCGCGAGGAACCGGGCTTCGGCGCTGTCGTCCTCGTCCGGATCGGTCCTGAACAGCCCACCGTTGTACGCCGGGATGTAGAGGTCCTCCTCTGGGATACTCCGCGACTTGCTCCCCTGATCGATGAGTTTGAACAGTTCGTCCAGCCGGTCCCAGAGGTCGTCCTGCCAGTCGCGATACTTCGGATTCGGACTGTCTAGTTCCTCGGCGATGTCCTGCTTGAGGGAGTTCAGGCTGTACGAGTCCTCGTAGATCTCGTTGTTCGTATCGAGCAGGTCGCGGCCCTCACTCTCGGCGTAGAGCACGAAGATGAGCCGATAGAGGTAGACGAGCGAACTGTCGTGGATGCGGTCGAGATCCGCTTTCGAGAGGTCGTTGCCCGGATACTGCATGAATCCCTCCGAGAGCACCTTGATCGCCTCGTACACGTTGTCTTGGAGGTCGTCCCCCAACTCTCGGGCGAAGACGGTGGACTCGTCGTAGACGTCGTCGAGGAAACAGTCACCGCTGGCGTCTTCGAGGAACGCGCCGTGGCGAAAGAAGAGGTAGAAGTACTTGAACTCCTCGAGGTCGCCCTGTTCGAGAACGGTCGGCAGGTCGACCTCGTAGTAGGAGTCGAGCCGGTGGCTCGTCGGAGCGTAGTAGAGCCGCCACTTCTTTCCGTCGGTGAGCACGGCCCACCGCGCCGGCGTCTCCTGCAGATAGACGTGAATCTGGTAGCTCGGATTCTCGAAGTCGCGCTCGTGGTCGCCACTCCCCCGGGTGTCGAGCGGTCGACCCCAGCGCTTGGCGTCCGCGACGGCGACGGCATCCTCGTAGAAATCGCCACCGTCCTCACGACGTTCGAACGCCCCACGAGCGGCGGCTTCGGACTCGAAGAAGCCGTAGTCGGGGCGGCGCTGGGTCCGACTGGTGCTCTCCTCGACTTCGAAGGGGATGCCCAGCTTCCGGAACATCGGCCGGATGAACTTCTCTTCGAGCTGGGATTCGTTGCGTTTGGGTGCGGTCTCTTTCTCGCGATTCCACAACGCTGCGATGTCCGCTTTCGTCTCGCGGAGTTCGTCTTCGTCGAGTTCGTCCCACGCCTCTGTCTCGGGGAGGTGCTTGTCGAGGTAGTGGTTCGAGAACAGGTCGCGATTCGTGCGGTAGGTGAGTGCCGTTGACATTATCAGTCGAGGGTGACGATGGCGAACTCTTCGGCGTCCTTGCTCTCGATGAGGGCGTGTGCGACGGCGTTGGCGTCGACGACCCCGCCGTCGACCGCGTCGTCGACAGCGACACCGAGCGTGTCCAGTTCGGGCCAGGAGGGGTCGATCCGACCGGGGTTCCCGGTTGTCTGTCCAGTTCGTTTCCCGTTCATCGGTGCTACCGGGTAGTTTCGACCGTCTCGTATAGTCTTTTCCTGGATAGGGATGAAACCGGTAGTCGTACTCACCGCATCGCTGCCCCGATCGGCCCCCGTCGGCTCGGCGAGATACGGCTCGATCGCGGAGTAGTCACTCCCCCCCCCGATTGCCGTCGCCGTCCGCACCTCTACCTGCCGTTCGGTCAAGTGGTGCGTGGCCCACGATCGCCGAAGGTCGTGACTCGACACTGCTCGCTCTCGGTCCGATCGATTGCTCCGACCGCCGCTTCCTTCACCCACTGCCGAATACCGACTTCGAAGCGTCGATCCACGGTCTCCCGTCTCTCGGCTACGTTTCCGTGAGAATCATCATGTGTTCGATACGGCCGCTGCCGGCATCCACGCAGCTCGCACGACGCCGTGGTCAGGTTGGGTCGATAGAATCGGTCAGGACAATCGAATAGGCGTGACCCATCTCACCCCGTCAGGATTCATTGCGTTCGTCGACGTAGTCCTGAATGTCCCGCATCGACTCTCTCTCCGCGTCGGTGAACCCGACCTCCTCGCCGACCTCTTTCATCCCTTTTAGAAGGCGATGGTTCTCTTCCAGACACTGTTCGAGGACTCCTATGACTTCCTCGATGGTGACGCCGTAGACCTCTTCGAAGTCGTTTCGAACCTGCGCCTCCGTGATACTGTCCTCGTCCTCGCTCATATGCTATCAACGACCGGCCAACGCAAATAAGGACACCTCGGAAACTATCGCGGAGGAGTGATTACGCAGTTGGAATCGGTACACCTCCGAACGAAGTCGCTACGCAGTGACGGACTTACTGATAGGCCGGTGTCAGGAGGTGGAGGTATCCCCGAGAGCGGATGGGGTGGATCCCTCCGACGTCGTACATCTCAGGCCACAGTTCTCGGGTGACCCGCTCACTGCCGTCAACCGGACGACCAGGGCTCCGGCGTGGCGCCTGCCACTCGACGGACGGGACCAGGCTATCGGCATCCACGACCGACGGAACGTGTCGCACCCGGTCGTGACCGTCGACGGTATACCTACGTCGAGCGCACGGCCGAGTGCAACGAGTGGTACTGGCGGACGCTCTCCGGATAACCCGGCGTCGGGGATTACGCACCCGGCTGTCGAACCGGCACACCCCCACCAGGCACGCCACGCCACCGACGTCCGCCGATCCGACACCGTCCCAGTCGACTCGCCCCAGTCTCGGACTACGCGAACGACAGCTCATCCAAACGGATAGAGAGCCGTTCCGCGGGACCGGACGCGGTGATCGACCAACCGTGAAGGGTCGCGAGCGTCCACACGTTCGCCAGCAGCATCCGGGACTCCTCGCCGGCCTCCTGTCCGTATTTGAACAGCGAGTCCGGATCGTCCGTCGAGAACGACTCGGCGTCGCTGCTGACACGAGCGCGTCGGGTTCCTCCTGTCGGACGTGGATGGTCGTCGCCCCCCGTTGGCTGGACAGCCGGAACAGGAGTCGGAAGAGTTCGGTACATCAGGTTCGTTCCCCCAAAACCTCGGTTCCGGATCCGGATTCGACCGTCAGGTCGCATTCGGGGACGGCGTCGCCCCGAGCCGATTCGAGGAGAGGACGGAGTCGCAGCGGTTCCATCTCCGTGATCGGCGTGCCGTACCGCAGGATTGCGATCAGATCGTCGGTAACGACGTTGATCCGCTCGGCCGCGATGATCACCGTCCGGAGGGTGTCGGCTCGGTCGGCCGATCCGTCGGCGTCGGATGGGCCGCCCTCCGTGCCGAGGCGCTCCAGGTTCCCGATCAGGATCGCGAGCGGATTCCGCATCTCGTGGGCGATCGCCTCGGTGACGTCCTGGATGTGTTCGGTCTGTCGCTGGAGGCGACGGCGCTGCTCCTCGAGGTCGGTCACGTCGGAGAGGATGACCGTGTAGCCGACCGTCTCCGCGCCGACCGAGACCGGTTCCCGGTCGACCTGGTAGGTTCGGATCCCCGTTTCGAGTGGGAGTTCGACGGTCGTCCCGTCGGCGTCCGCCAGCTCGGGGAAGACGTCGGAGAAGGGGTCGCCGACCCGCTCGGAGAGAGCCGAGACGGGCTCCATCGCACTGTGGTTGTAGTCTACGATCCGGTCGTTCCGGTCGGTGACGAGGATGAGACCGGGGAGCCGGTCGAGCAACTGGCGGCTGGCGGGCGTGTGGACGGCGAAGAACTCCTCGCGGGCGACGGTCACGACGCCGACTGCGAAGATCGCCGCACCGACCGGCTCGTAGTACAAGAGGGGTATGCTGTTCGGTCGCCACGCAACCACCAACTGCGGTACGGCCGGTAGTCCGATGGCCGCCGTGAGGAGACTCAGCCGGACCGTACCGTAGTTCGAGCGATGGTACCTTTCGAACAGCAGGTACAGTCCGACACCGGCAGCGACGTACGCGAGCGTCGTGACGAGCCAGTACAGTAGGCCGACGCTCGGCGCGAAGTGGACGAACGGCTCGGCCGAAACCGCCGGCTCGAAGTACGCCCGATGGAACGGGTCGGTCAGTTTGAGCGTGACGACCGAACTGACGAAGCCGACGGCGGCGAGTTGCAGTCGTGTGTCGAGATGGTAAGAGTGACCTGCGTAGGCCGAACAGAACCACAGCCACACGACCACGGTGGAGATGCCGACGACCAGTCCGAAGACGTAACTGGCGTACATCACCGCCTCGGAGACTGGCAACAGCAAGGGGACCGTCGCGAGAGCCCACAGCCCCGTCGTGACCAGAAAGACGGTCAGGGGGCGGCGGATCAGCGACGTTTCGAACGACTGGATCCGGTGTGCACTCCAGAAACAGCCTCCCGCGGCGACGGAGAAGAGCGCGACGAAAGCTGTATTTAAAATAGTTATCACACGGACCGATGTGGGTCGTAGTACCTTAACATGTCGAACGACGTGGTGAAAATTGACGGTTATGGAACGGGATCCGACGCCGGACGGATCGGGTCGAAAACGGCGAATCGGCCCACACGCCGTGTGGTCGATCCGACCGGACCGACTTTGATCAGTACACCTACGGTCTCACGGGAGCGACCAGCATCCGGACACCGGCACGTCACGTGCCGATCAGAGGTGCCAGGATGAAACGGAACCGCTCGGTCGTGCTCGCCGTCGTCGTCAGCACGTTCTTCGTCGGGTTCGGCGGGGGTGTGGTGTTCCCGATACTGCCGAACCTGGGGTCGATCCTCGGTATCTCGCCGTTCCTCGTCGGAGTGATCCTGAGCGCCAACCGCTTCACCCGCATCGTCGCGAACGCCCCAGCGGGATCGCTCGTCGACCGAGTCGGGACGCGTGGACCGCTGATCGCAGGCCTGTTCGTCGAGGCCGTCGCGACGCTCGGATACGTGGTGGCCATCGGGTCGTCGGCCCCCGAGTCCTGGTTCGTCGCCGCGCGGGTAGTGTGGGGCGTCGGAAGTGCGGTGGTGTTCGCCACCGCCTACACCATCGCCGCCGACGTGAGCGACGGCGACTCGCGGGGGACGAGCATGGGCGTCGTCCGCGGGGGGATCACCCTGGGGTTCCCCGCCGGCCTCGTGCTGGGCGGCGTCGTGAGCGACCTCTACAGCGTCTCGACGGCGTTCGTCGTCGCCGCCGGGTTCGCACTGGTGGCGAGCGCCGTCGCCTACGCGATGGTGCCCGAGACACACGTCTCCGGTCGGCGGACCGCCGTCCGGCCGTGGGAACTCGACACGACGCCGTCGACGCTGGCGGTCGGGCTCGTGAACTTCGGGCTGTTCTTCGCGTATCTCGGCGCGCTGTTCGCGACGCTAGTCCTGTTCGTGGAGGCGAAAGGCATCGGGATCTGGGGGTACGGTCCGCAGGCGATGTCGGGGCTGTTGATGGCGATCACCGTCCTCTCCGCCGCGGGGTTCATGCTCGGCGGCGGAAAACTGAGTGACCTCCACGGGACGCGACTCCCGACCCTCTTCGCCTTTCTCGGGGTCTCGTTCGTCGGCTTTCTCGCACTCGCGTTCGTCGACTCGCTTCTCCCCCTCGTCTTGGCCTGCGTGTGTATCGGAGCCGGACAGGGCGGGTCTAGCGGGCCGCTCATGGCGCTACTCGCCGACCTGACCCCCGACGAACGGATGGGGCGGGCGATGGGGACGAACAACGTCCTCGGCGACTTCGGGGGCGGCCTAGGTCCGGTGGTGACGCTGCCTCTGGTCGAACACGCCGGGTTCGCACCGATCTACGCCGCCTGTGCGGTCGTTCCGCTGGTGGCCGGAGCCGTCCTCCTCGGGAGCCTCTACACCGAGACAGTCGACGGGTGACCGCGCGCCGAACGGCCGGGAGAAGACCGGGCAGTCGGTCAGGACACCCGAATCGCGTCGCCGGAGCAACCGGACGGCGGCGAGGGGAGTTCCGGTTCGAGCGACAGGACCTGGACGACGACCGATCCGTTCCGTTGGCCCACGACACCACCTCGGAGGTGGATCCGCTCGCCGACGTACGACCGCTACGATCGCGTCGTGAATGCGGCCGTCCAAGTTTCGAGAAAGCGGGGGCTCGGACGGTCGTCGCGGGACGGGACCGGCACCGACGGTGGCCCTCCGGTGGACGGGCCACACGGGGGGCCGTCGGCATCGGATCGCAGTCGGACGGGTGGCATGTCGCGTGACTCGGGGACGCCTCGGCACCCGAGCGGTCAAGTATCTGTCATGGTACTAAGTAAAGCTTCCCATCAATTTTGCCACGAACGAAACCATCCCGATCCGGGGGCGGCGCCACGACACGACGATCAGTCGTCCGACGGCGGTTCACTCCGGTCGAGCAGGCTCACGACACGACCGAGTTCGGTCGCGACCACGCGGCGTTCGAGGAGCGAGACGCCGGCGACGACGATACAGAAGCCGACGACGGTGGCGAGCGTAACGGGTTCGCCGAGGAGGAGCCACCCGGTGAGCGCGGCGAACAGCGGGACGACGTAGGCGACCAGGTTCGTTCGGACGGGGCCGATCCGCCGGATGAGCGTGAAGTAGATGGGGTAGGCGACCGCAGTCGCGGGGACACCAACCACGAGGACTGAGAGGGCGAGCGCCCACGTCGTCGGCGTTCCGGCGGCGGACTCGCCGAGTCCGTAGCTCCACGCGTGGAGGAGGGTCGCGCCGAGCGCCATCGCCCACGCGGTCAGGGGGACACTGTCGAGGGTCGCGTCGATCCGGCGCATGAGCACGCTCCCGACGGCGATACCCGCCGCGGCGGCGAGGACGTACAGTTGCCCGAGGGTCGACCCGGCCGTGAGCGTCTCGGGTGACGGCTGGACGATGACGACGACCCCAACTAGGCCGAGACCGATGCCGACGACGCCACGGGCGTCGAGTCGCTGGCCGAGCAACACGACGGCGGCGGCGGGCGAGAGGATCGGGTTGAGGCTGTACATCACGGACGCCGCCGCGGGCGTGATCGTCCGCTGTCCGAGAAAGAGGAGGCCGTTGTTCACCGCGACGATGGTGACGGCACCGACGACGAGACCGGCGAGGTCCGCCCGACACCGGGGAACCCACGCGTCGTGTCGCCACGCCGCGTACAGCAGGAGGAGCGGAGCGGCCACGTCGAAGCGAAGCGCCGCGAAGAAGACCGGCGGGAGCGTCTCCAGACCGGCCTTGATCGCGACGAACGAACTGCCGAACAGCGCCCCGAGGAGGACGAACAACCCTGCGTTCCGGTATCGGCCGAGGGACACGGTGATCCGTAGCCCGCGGGACGGGTTGGGTGTGTCGATCCGCGGCGGTCCGGGGGTGGGCTTAACCGCCCTCGACCCTCCCGTCGAGTCGTGACCGACGACCGCCAGCGGTGGAACGAGAAGTACAGCACCGACGACGAGTTCGAACTGCCGGAGGAGCCGATCCCGGCACTAGCGCGGTGGATCGACACCCT includes the following:
- a CDS encoding histidine kinase N-terminal 7TM domain-containing protein, encoding MITILNTAFVALFSVAAGGCFWSAHRIQSFETSLIRRPLTVFLVTTGLWALATVPLLLPVSEAVMYASYVFGLVVGISTVVVWLWFCSAYAGHSYHLDTRLQLAAVGFVSSVVTLKLTDPFHRAYFEPAVSAEPFVHFAPSVGLLYWLVTTLAYVAAGVGLYLLFERYHRSNYGTVRLSLLTAAIGLPAVPQLVVAWRPNSIPLLYYEPVGAAIFAVGVVTVAREEFFAVHTPASRQLLDRLPGLILVTDRNDRIVDYNHSAMEPVSALSERVGDPFSDVFPELADADGTTVELPLETGIRTYQVDREPVSVGAETVGYTVILSDVTDLEEQRRRLQRQTEHIQDVTEAIAHEMRNPLAILIGNLERLGTEGGPSDADGSADRADTLRTVIIAAERINVVTDDLIAILRYGTPITEMEPLRLRPLLESARGDAVPECDLTVESGSGTEVLGERT
- a CDS encoding ATP-binding cassette domain-containing protein, which gives rise to MSTTVDEGRFVGLVGPNGAGKTTLLRTLNGALDPDTGTVRVAGRRLDDLGSRAASRLVATVPQSTASTFSFDVRRVVGMGRTPHVGRFEGWTETDRRAVEDAIDRAAVGGLADRPVTDVSGGERQRVFLARALAQNTPVLLLDEPTSDLDVNHQVRTLDIVSDLVDEGRTVVAAIHDLDLAARYCDELRLLHDGRIRAAGSPTEVLTESAVETAFDATATVTPHPVTGTPSVTAFATAGEAAGRVHVVGGGGTATPLLHRLDAAGFDLSVGAVGTDDTDAEAGRALDCDLLTVPPYAPIDAVTGEDVADAVRRADAVVVADATIAPGNLSNFVAAADADTPVVVDGRPIGERNLAGAEGRQAVARLRSRGVVVPEDGVVEAVCRIVDGERGDWEGGGPTPSERSGRRPRPYPGDPT
- a CDS encoding class I SAM-dependent methyltransferase family protein; translation: MERPCVRVPREAGERTRETLAAADLVDEAHEIVVDDGDIYLPVTDADAAEREGYDVVYRDVPTHDTQRTPADLLGFDPSYERLGDVAILDEDDPDRARRIADAILDSDLPVRAVLDRASKVKGDLRVRDWTVLAAEDRDGRPPTELVHREYGFDYLLDLSTVYFSPRLATERHRVTEQTAEDERAVDMFAGVGPFVIPMAARGATVVGVDLNPTAIEFLRENAHRNGVEERVTAIQGDVRDVAADHADAADRIVMNLPHSADDFLDAAATLAGDDCVLHYYDIQHEDDPFGPGERAIREAATGYDVDVETRHVVRSYAPHELNVCLDVRLSR
- a CDS encoding Eco57I restriction-modification methylase domain-containing protein codes for the protein MSTALTYRTNRDLFSNHYLDKHLPETEAWDELDEDELRETKADIAALWNREKETAPKRNESQLEEKFIRPMFRKLGIPFEVEESTSRTQRRPDYGFFESEAAARGAFERREDGGDFYEDAVAVADAKRWGRPLDTRGSGDHERDFENPSYQIHVYLQETPARWAVLTDGKKWRLYYAPTSHRLDSYYEVDLPTVLEQGDLEEFKYFYLFFRHGAFLEDASGDCFLDDVYDESTVFARELGDDLQDNVYEAIKVLSEGFMQYPGNDLSKADLDRIHDSSLVYLYRLIFVLYAESEGRDLLDTNNEIYEDSYSLNSLKQDIAEELDSPNPKYRDWQDDLWDRLDELFKLIDQGSKSRSIPEEDLYIPAYNGGLFRTDPDEDDSAEARFLANHRVGDTHLAEVIELLTRSRSDGGGKTFVDYSSLDVRHLGSIYEGLLEYRLDVADEPLTLEDGEYVPAGEGDEVIVEAGDVHLTTGSGERKATGSYYTPEYVVEYIVEETLEPLVDDVYEDLLASDPWGHEGGGQFAEDFADRVFELKVLDPAMGSGHFLTNAIDYLAREIINAQERQAEQQGIESIDRSRDINWARRQVAQRCIYGVDLNPLAVELAKVSLWLRTLAAEQPLAFLDHHLKAGNSLVGSDVGDVLSDGESATADGQLTLQQSFAQARRQALEHVMDRFQDLLSVDNESLAAIKEMEAAFQGVRGDPLYQRLLAMANVHTAEAFGLDVPSDAYERMAEALRDDSWEAIQDRDWFRSAQAMAEEESFFHWQLEFPVAFYDSNGNRQRSAGFDAVIGNPPYISAWNRDLGQDEFLRTRYGSASGHYDIYGLFIERGSELLRRTGRVSMIVPDTFCGQAYAENCRKLFASELSLETVLDLRERVVFEDAQVDNIIFVARGDSGIVENVSIEAIETKTEGEFVSTHTFPYDLLSEGNEYRIPLSEEGLNMSIREKVSEGVALQNAFYVSKGMEPHTADGDSKYDFIETDDPDEVMKRYIEGKHIGRWRIHSNWYIDYSPTRHKAPAFRELFETRKIVGARTIGEGRPMFAVDEEGYYNNEKTLNAVPYEALRETDVSQVEVSRQNRQYSELFSMYATVGILNSSVTSFTFREIESGALDFFPRHLKKICLPVPEGVPDYDAAAAPGAESTERSRAELYAALHRFGTELSELRRRRDSLDTNILDYLGNYEAGPALPDVGLFQPTDASILDATTEEYENLRVGGAQTERDGRRVTLYATARYKPEDEDEHETDRWGYTESDYREAFSLTDLDDEEAALVEAFVSVAVAEADGFAGFRDNATKTNSLIDRLKAITLPDPDDVADDLRRYIEVAERADELDEKIEKTDRRIDEAVYDLYGLTDEEIEIVESVVQDD